The nucleotide sequence GGCGGGCTTTACCCTCCGCCACCAGGTAGGGCTGCTCCAGGCGCAGGCGGGCGGTGCGGTCCAGGTGCGGGAGGATGGGTATCTCCCATCGCACCAGGTGCCCGCGGTGGCTCTCCAGGATGCGCCGGCGGGCGCGGGCGATGAGCGTCTCCAGCGCCTCTGCGGCATCGGCCGGGTCGTGCCGGTCGATGTACTGGTCTGGGCCGTCCTGGCCGTCCCAGGTCGTGACCTCGATGTCGTCGCCCCAGTCGATGTCGGTGTCGCTGCTGAGGCCGGCCTGGTCCCGCCGGGTGAGCGTGCCGAAGCGGCCGACGCTCGCCGGCGCCTCGACGGTGAGCTCGTAGCGCTCCTCGACGTCGCGGCTGTAGCGGCGGGCGAGCTGCGCACGCATCCCCACGGCCAGGGACTCGCGCAGCTCCCGGGAGATGAGCCAGGCCACGGGTGTGGTGCCGCAGATGATGGTGCCGCTCGGCGGCAGCTGGTCCGTGCCGAAGCCGAGGATCCGCCAGCCAGTACCCTCCAGGGCCTGACGGATCATCTCGCGCGTGGGCTTCGTGTAGTTGCGCCCCTCGCAGAAGCTCTTGCGGTACTGCCAGGCGAGCCACTGCCGGCGCTCGAGGTGGCGCTGGTAGCGGTGCGTGTAGCTCACCTCAACGCGGTTGATGAGCTGCTGCCGCGGTGCGAGGCGCATGTCCACGCTGCCGTCGATCGGGGCCGTGATGGTCGCCGCCACGGGCTCGCCGTGCCAGGGAGTCAGCCGCCAGGCGCCGGTGACGTCGAGATCCAGGGAGGCGGCGAGGGAGGAGAGCCGCACGTCCGCGTAGTCCACGCCCTCGACGTCCTCGCCGTCCAGCGGTGGGTGGTAGCGCCCGCCGGGGGTGATGGCGTCGATGGCCGCGTGGTCCAGCGCGTGCAGCAGGGTCTGGCGGCCATCGCTCGCGAGCAGGCGGATGCGGCCGCTGCGCGGCTCGATCTCCGGCTCCTCGCAGCGGCCGCGGAACAACGGCACCTCACCGAGGGACTGGCCGGCGGCATCGAGGGGCACGTAGTAGAGGTCCAGCGTCGCGCCGACGTAGTCGAAGGCGCTGGCCGGTCCGGTCGCCGGCCGCAGCTCGCACTCTGCGATGCGCGCCGCACCCTCCTCGGCGGTGACCTCCACGCGCCCGGTGAGCCGGGCGGAGATGTCCTGCCCATCCAGGTAGGCCGCGACGCGCCAGAGGCTGCCGCGGTGGGCGTCGTCGACCACCAGGACCTGCAGCGGGAGCTCCGGGGCGCCGGTGTCGTAGACGTCCACCTGGATCGGGAGCTCGGGCGCGCCGGTCGGCTCGACGACGGAGATCTCCAGCGGGAGCTCCGGGCGGCCGCGCTCGACCACGGACACCGCGAGCGCGACTTCCGGGCGGCCGGTCTCGGCCGCGACGGTGATCGTGATCGGGAGCTCGGGGGAGCCGGTGCCGTACTCTACCGGGGCTTCCGCCGAGGCGTTGACCGGCCCGCTGTTGAGCGTGCTGCCGTTCAGCGCCATTACACGACCCGGCGCTCCGTGGTCCCGTCAACGCCGATGAACGCCTCGACGGTCTGCGGTGTGCCACCGCTGGCGGATGGGGCAATGTCGCCAGCATCTCCGAGCACCGCAGCGCCATTACGCTGGTGAGTCCAGACGTTACGCGCCCACACGCTCCAGTGGACGCCGAAATCGCCGCCATCGAACTCGGCGTAGACGTAGCCACCCACGCCAGCCACGTCACCCAGCACCACGACCTGATGTCCGTGCTGCCTCAGAGGACTGCCTTCCAGATCGAACGCGAGCAGCGACGCGAAGCTGGTGTCCGGGCCTTCGCGGCCCGTGTAGATGACGTCGTTCAACAGGGCAAAATGCTCTGCCGACTCACAGACCGCCGACAGCCAGGGATTGAAGGTCGCGGCGCCGTCCGTCGAGCGCAGAATGCTGCCGTCCGTTGCCATCAGGTACCACGCGCCCTCGCTATCCACCGCCGCCTGACCAAAGCAGGACACCTGAGAGGCAGCGCTGCCGGGGGTGTTGATTGTGCACTTGGTCCAGGTATCCCCGCCGTCGGTGCTGTAAATCGGCTCCGATTGGCTGAAGTCCCGGTTGTAGGCGATGAACAGAATGCCGTTCGCTGCGTAATGCTGCGGAGCAGCCGGCACGGTGTGCGGAGGCAGAATGCTACTGCTCCACGTCTGGCCATCCGGAGACCGCCAGAGGTAGTGATCTCCCGTGTTAGGCGGGTTTTCGGCGAAGAGGAACTGGCTGCCGTCCCAGATGATCTGGTCGGCAATGTAGTTGGAGTAGGCGATCGAAACCTCGGTCCACGTCGTCAGGTCGGTGGACGACCAGAGCTTGTTGAACTCGTCAACCGCGAGATAGGTGGTGCCGTCGAAGGCGACGTCGCTGATCTCGACGGAGCCGCTGATGCCTACCCACGTCCACGTCGCGCCGCCGTCTGTGCTCCGCGAGAACCCGACGTCGCGGGCAGCAATGAAAAGCTCGCCCTGATACTCGCGCACCTGGTAGTAGGACGCGGTGGCGCCGTCGGCGCCCACCTCGCCCTTGTAGGTAACGGCGGAGAAATCTTCCGCCACCTCGTAGAGGCCCGAGCCGGTCATCCCAACCCATAGAACGCCGCCGGCCGCGGCGATCATGGTAAGACCGGCGCTGACCGTGCTGAGGTCGGAGTAGTCCACGTTGTCGCTGACGTTCAGTACGCGGGCCACCTTCCCGGACGTGCCGATCACGCCCTGCGCCTCGAGAAAGGTCTCGGGCGCACCCCCTCCGCCACCCGCCTGCTGCAGGGCCGACAGAGCCCCCGCAGTAAGCCGCAGCTCGACCGCCGCGCCGGCAGCCCAGGCCTGCGCCACCGTGCCCTCCTGGCCGCGCTCGACGGTCAGGGTGCTGCCGCTGCGCGCGGTGACCTTGACGATCTCGCGCGCGTCCCCGACCTCGATGGTCAGCAGGTAGAAGTTCTCGGCGCTCGGGGTGCCGAGCAGGCTGGCGTCCGCGCCGTCCACGGTAATGGCGGTGTCCGTGGAGGCCACGGCCGCGGCCAGGGTGGAGGCCCAGTTGTTCAGGAACTGCTGGGGCATCAGGTCTCCTCGGCGGTGAGGGTCCACTGGTAGGAGAAATCGCGCACGTCACCGCTCTCCTGGGGCTCGTTGCAGATGCACTGGAGCGCCGGCCAGTAGTCCACGCGGTAGTGTTCGGCGCCGGTGACGGCTGTGATCGTCGCCTCGTCGCCGCTGATGGCGAGGGCGGCTGGTTCGTAGCCGCCACCCGTCCACGCCCAGGCGAGCGGGGTGTAGCCGGCATCGGTGCGGCGGGCGGCGGGCAGGGTGACGGTCAGGCCCGTGGTGACGAGCGAGCGCTGGGTGATGCAGAGGATGGTGACGGGCTGATCGTAGTCCAGAGCCACCAGGCCCGGGGGCATCCATCCGCTGCCCGAGATCTCCGTGCGCAGGCGCTGCCAGTGACGCTGGCGGATGGCGGCGCCGTCCGCCAGGCGGAAGTCACTGCGCCCGCCGATGACGCTGTACGTCTGCGAGAGCTCCAGGCCGGCGTAAAGCGGCAACTCGATGCCGCCGATGACGAGGCTCATCAGCGCCCCCTCCGCAGCGCCTCCAGGCGCAGCTGCCGCTCCAGGGATTGGCCGGTGGCGGTGTCCGCGCGCGCCTCGTATCGCTGGCCGTCGAGCACGAGGGTCAAAGGGCGTTCGCTGCTGGCGGGCGGACTGGCAGCAGGCCGCGATGAGATGGCCGGCAGGGCTCTGACGGCGCCCCCGGCAGCCAGGCCCGGAAGCTGCAGCCGGTTGATCCGGTCCAGCAATCCCATGCCGTAGCGCTGCACCGCGGCGGCTCGGATGACGTACTCGCCGCGAGACAGCCGCACGGGGATTGAATCCGAGGTGCTGGTCCCGGGGCCGAAGATCGGGCCGCCGGTCGCGCGGCCGGGGAGCGGCTTGGGCAGCTGCTCGAGGATCGCTTCCGTGGAGGTGTTGTCGTCGAGCTTGACCGGAAGGATTATCGGGTTCTGAGCCAGTCGCTGCTGCAGTTCCGTGCGTAGTGAATCTGCGGAGCGGGCGGCGGCGGTTTCGTCGAATCCGATCTCAATATTCCGCAGGCCTGCGGCCTTGCTGGCCAGCTCTTCGATCTCCTTGCGGATTTCGGCGACCTCGGCCTTGGCCTGCTCTTCCTGTACCCCTGCAGCCTCCTCGGCGAGTTCCGCGAACCGGCGTGTCTGGGTTACCAGGTACTGCTGCGTTGCCTGACCCTCTCTGCCCAGAGTACGGATGATCTCCCGCGCGCGCTCGGCACGGCGCAACGCTTCCTCCGGACGACCCTGGGAGAGCGAGCCTTGGACCAAGTCCCCTTGGCGAGCGAGGTCGGCGGCGTCGAGCTGCTCGTCCGGGGTCTGGGGGGAAGCCGTGAGCTCGGCCTCGAGCTCCTGAAAGCTCTGAGCGATCCGAGCGCGCTCCTGTTGCACGCGCTCGAGGCGCTTGTTTGCTTCCTTGTAGGCTTCAACCTGATCGTCGAGGGAAGAGCGTATTGCGGCCAGCTCCTCGCCCTTGATCCGGGAAACGCGCTCGCTATGGCGCTCCTCGCGGCGCTCCCGCTCCTCCTGGATCTCCGCGAGCTCCTCGAGAGCGGTTTCGTAATCCTGAAGGGCCGTCTTGGGTTCGCCCTCGATCAGGTCCGGCCGGCGCTCGGCCAGGCCGACCAGGCGTTGGTAGTAGTCGCGTGCGGCCTCGAGGCGGGTTTCGTAGCTCGCGAGCTCAGCCCGGGTCAAATTCTCTAGGGCTTGCTGATTGAGGCGCTGGACGTTCGCCGCGCTCCCGCTTTCCTCCTCCAGGCGTGCGACGGCGCGCTGCACCTCGACGATGTCGCGCGCCGCCTCCTGCCCAGCAGCGGCGACGCGAAAGATCGCCGAGCCCAACTCATACACGACGATCGCCGCCGCTGCAGGCGGAGCGCCGCGAAGGGCGAAGCGCCCGAGCTGCTGTAACAACCGCCCCGCACCAGTTGCCGCGCGGCCGAAGCCTAGTGAAGACTGGGCCACCGCCAGGCGCCGGTACGACGCCGCTGCTGCGTCCGCGGCCCGAGCATTGGCGCGAAGGCGAGTCGTCACCTCGGCAAAGCCCGCCGCGAGTGTCGCAAGTTTGAGCGTCGCCAACACAGCGACCAGCGCGGCGATGGCCTCCCGATACTCGTAGACGAACACCACCCCATCCCGCAGGGCGGTGGCAATTTCGACGATGGCCTCGGCGATGCGCTCCGCGATCTCCTCAAGCTCGCCGGTCTCCGCCAGTTCCTCGATGCTGGTGTTGATGGCGTCGATCTGATCCTTGAACGCATCCAGCACGCCGGCGTCGGCGATGATCCCGAGGAAGCGTTCCCAATTATCCCGCAGGTTCGAGACGAGACCGGCGAACGTCTCCATCTGCGCGGCGGCGGCGCCGACGTTGCGCTCGCCCATCTCGCGGATGAGCGCGCGGATGGCGTCGCGGCCCAGCTCGCCGTTGCTGGCCATCTCCTGCAGCTCGCGGGAGCTGCGGCCCATGGCGTCGGCGAGCAGCTCCCACACCGGCACGCCGCGCTCGATGAGCTGGAGCGCCTCTTCGGCCTGCAGCTTCTCCTTGCTCCAGGCCTGGCCCAGGGCGAGGACGATGCCGGTGAGCTCCTGCTGGCCGCCGCCGAGGGCGGCGGTCTGGTCCGCGATGGCCTGGAGGCTGCCGTCCAGCGGATCGAGGCCGAAGGCCTGCAGCCGGCTGAAGGCCTCGGCCACCTCGCGGAGCTGAAACGGCGTGGTGGCGGTGAACTCCTTGATCCACTCGGACGCCCGCTCGGCCTCCTCGGCCGAGCCGGTGAGGCTCTGCAGGCGCACGTCCAGCGTCTCGAACGCGGAGCCGGTCTGCAGGATCTGCTGCACGAAGCCGAACGCCGAGCGCACAGTAATGGTGGCGGCGGCGATGCCGGCGAGGCGGCCGGCGATGCCCCGCAGCCCGCCGCCGAAACCGGCCGCCGCCTGGTTGCCGGTGCGCAGCTCCCGGTTCAGCTCCGCGATACGAGCCTTGGCGGCCCGGGAGGCGTTGGCGAGGTCCCGGCTGGAGACGCGGCTGGAGCGGGCGAGGTTGGTATAGGCCCGCCGCGTCTCGACGATCTCGGCGCGGATCTGGCTCGTGGAGCGCACGCCGAGGCGGCTGAACGAGCCCTCGATGGTATTGGCCGAGCGCCGGGCGCTCTCGGCCATCTGCAGGACCTCGCGCTCGAACTGCGAGCGGCCCTGCTGGATGCCGCGCGTGAGCTCGGTGAGGTTCGCGCGGATAAGCAGTTCGACGGCGCTATCTGCCATGCGGGCCTCTGCCGGTGGGGGATGGGATCAGGTGGAGGACTTGGCGGCGTCGTCCGCCTCGATGACGACCTCGCAGGTCAGCTCGAACACGGCCCATGGGTAGTCCCAGGCGCCGGCGTGGCCGCGCTCGATGAGGGCGGCCACGCGCTGGATCAGCTGTCGCTGGCCGTCTTTCCGGCGGCCGCCAGACGCCGGAGGAGGCCGAAAAAATGCGGGTTCATCTCCCGCGCCGCCTCGATGACCTTGTCGATGTCGGACGGGAGCGCCTGGTCGGCGACGCTGTCGCTGAGATCGCTCATGCGCTGGAGGTCCGCCAGGGTGATCTCCTCCCACAGGGCGAGGGAGATGACGTCCTGGCTCCTGGCGGATTGCTCGGCATCGGCCAGCCAGTCCCGCACCTCGCGGACGGTGATCTCGCGGACGGTGACCGGATACCCGGCCACCGTCACCTCACGCTTGCGGGGCTCCATCAGCTCACGCTCTTACGCCGGATCTCCGCGTACTGGGAGAGGCCGGCACCCTTGCTGCTGTCCGCGAGCAGGCGGCCGGTGAGCGGGAGCTCGCCGAAGCCGTCCTCAGTGATGAGGGACAGCGCCGACGTCGGGCTGAACTTCACGCGGTGCATGCTGACGACGTAGGGCTCTCCAGACTGGGCCTCGTCCAGGCCATCGAAAATGACGCTGAACTCCTTGCCGGCCTCCGTGAGCGTCTGGACAGCGCCGTGGGCGCCATAGTCGGCGTCGATCTCCAGATCGAGGCCATCCGTGGAGCCTTCGATGGCCGTCTCCAGGTCGCCGCCGGCGGTGACCAGCAGGCCGGCGCCGGTGACCGTGAAGCCGGTATACGTGGTGGTGCCGTCGGTCGCATCCGTCACCGTCACGGCCGACAGGTCGGTGAACGGCAGCGGGATGAGGGCCGTGCCCTTGGCAGCGGTCACCGGCTCGGCGGTCATGGTGCCGGCGGTCACCTCGCTGCCACTGCCCTGCAGAGCGCGGGCCAGGTTGGCAATGGTGAAGTCCCGCATGGTGAGCTCGAAGTTCACCGAGGTGATGCGGGAGAGCGAGTTGCGCAGGCCGCCGCCGGGCTGGGTGTAGTCCGGCAGCTCGCGGGTCTGCTCCTGGGGGGAGAGCTGCGCCGCAGAGACGTTGCCGACGTCGATGTACGCGCCGGTGGATCGGTCCGCCATGAACAGGCGGCCAGTGCCGACGAAGGAAAGATCGCTCTGGACCGTCATCAGCGGGCCTCCTCAGTGGTGGGGGTGGCGCCGCCGATCACGCCGTGGCGCTCCAGGCGCTTGCGCTGGTCGGCGGTAACTTCGATCTCCTCGCCCTCCTCTCGCCACTTGCCGCCATGGCGGGTGGGGCGGTCGAGGGTGACTTTGGTCCTGGCCGGCTTGGGCATGGTTCGGGCTCCTCAGCTCCGGGTGATGATGTTGAACGTGACGGGCACCATGAGACGCGCGAAGGCGCTGGCGTCCTCGGGAACGCCCCACTCGGCGGTGCCCTGGGTGACGGTGTGCAGGCCGTCGATGGTCGTGGCCTCGGCCTCGAGGGCGACGATGCAGTCGCGGATGTCTTCGTAGACGTCCTCGAGCTCGTCGGGCGCGGTGCGCAGGGCGTCCACCACGTATTCGATGACGGCGGTGCGGTCCCGCCGCCGGGCACGGCCGTTGCTGGCCGTGGGCGTCTCGGTCTCCGGGTGCACGGCCAGCAGCGGGAGAGCGTCCTCCTCCTCGCTCAGCACATGGCCGGGCCAGCCGCGGTGCAGCCGCAGGCCGGCATCCGTGCGGTAGCCGTTGGCCTGGCGGATGGTGGCGAGGCGGTCGGCGATCAGGGGGATGACTCTCATGTGAGCCTCCGCAGCTGGCGGCGCATCTCGCGGGCGAGGTTCTCGTCGGCCTGGGGCTGGATGTTGTCGCGCACGTCGCGCCAGACCTGGTCCACGGAGGGACCGTGTTTAACGTCAATCGCGTCTCGCCCGGGGCCGGTTCTAATTGCCAGACCTGTAGCTCCTTCTCCCCTGTAAGGGCCACGCTTAAGCCTGATGAAGAACGCACCCCGCATCTTCTTGCGAGAGCCGCCGGCCTTTACACGCACGCTGACGCCGGCCTGTTTCCGTCCTGCCGGAATGGACCGCGAAGGGTCGCCAGCCGCACCCGATGCCTTTCGGGTTAACTGTTTCGCTCCGAAGCGTGAAAGCAGAACTGGACGGCGAGTCGCATAAACCCGGCCGAAAAGGCTCCTCTCCGTGGCGAGTTGCACGTTGAGGTGCTTCTTGACGTAACTCGCCTTCAGGGCCACCTGTTTGCGTATCTCACGACTGCCGAGGGTGCGCATCTTGCGCACCGTGTCGTTGATCGCGAGCTTGGCGGCACGCCGGGTCTGGCGCTCCGTGCGGTCGAACCGCCGGGCTACCTGCTTGAGCCCCTTCACGCGCACCGTGCTCATGCCGCCGCCACCCGGATCTCGTGCGGGTCGTACCCCAGCACCTGAACCACCTTCCAGCGCTGCTGCCGGCCGCCGTCGTCCATCTCCAGGCCGTCGCCCCGCCTCGGCCACACCGGCAGACCGGCACGCTCCAGGCTCACGAGGTGCTGCACGTCCAGCACGGACCCGTAGGCGTCCGTCACCTCGACGTTGTGCCGCACCGTCCCGCGCACGCAGTACGCGCCGGTGGCGGTGACGAGGGTGACGTCCGAGAAAAAGGTGGCTGCCTGCGTCTCCGCAAGCAGCCGGTCGGCTTCGTCGTAGCGCATAGAGAACGGGGGCCGTTAGGCCCCCGGGTTCTCTTGGTCGGCGCCTTCGCCGCCGGACTCATCGTCCGACGGCCTGGGCGCCGGGCCGGCGTTGACTGCCGTGACGGCGCCGCGGCGAATGAACTCCTCCGCGAGGCCCTTCGGCAGGTCAACGGTCTCGCCGGCCGGAATCTGCCGGCGCTTACCCCGGTCCTTGAACCGGATCTGGTTCCTGGTAGT is from Spiribacter halobius and encodes:
- a CDS encoding DUF7210 family protein — encoded protein: MPKPARTKVTLDRPTRHGGKWREEGEEIEVTADQRKRLERHGVIGGATPTTEEAR
- a CDS encoding phage tail protein: MSTVRVKGLKQVARRFDRTERQTRRAAKLAINDTVRKMRTLGSREIRKQVALKASYVKKHLNVQLATERSLFGRVYATRRPVLLSRFGAKQLTRKASGAAGDPSRSIPAGRKQAGVSVRVKAGGSRKKMRGAFFIRLKRGPYRGEGATGLAIRTGPGRDAIDVKHGPSVDQVWRDVRDNIQPQADENLAREMRRQLRRLT
- a CDS encoding sialidase family protein → MPQQFLNNWASTLAAAVASTDTAITVDGADASLLGTPSAENFYLLTIEVGDAREIVKVTARSGSTLTVERGQEGTVAQAWAAGAAVELRLTAGALSALQQAGGGGGAPETFLEAQGVIGTSGKVARVLNVSDNVDYSDLSTVSAGLTMIAAAGGVLWVGMTGSGLYEVAEDFSAVTYKGEVGADGATASYYQVREYQGELFIAARDVGFSRSTDGGATWTWVGISGSVEISDVAFDGTTYLAVDEFNKLWSSTDLTTWTEVSIAYSNYIADQIIWDGSQFLFAENPPNTGDHYLWRSPDGQTWSSSILPPHTVPAAPQHYAANGILFIAYNRDFSQSEPIYSTDGGDTWTKCTINTPGSAASQVSCFGQAAVDSEGAWYLMATDGSILRSTDGAATFNPWLSAVCESAEHFALLNDVIYTGREGPDTSFASLLAFDLEGSPLRQHGHQVVVLGDVAGVGGYVYAEFDGGDFGVHWSVWARNVWTHQRNGAAVLGDAGDIAPSASGGTPQTVEAFIGVDGTTERRVV
- a CDS encoding tape measure protein; translated protein: MADSAVELLIRANLTELTRGIQQGRSQFEREVLQMAESARRSANTIEGSFSRLGVRSTSQIRAEIVETRRAYTNLARSSRVSSRDLANASRAAKARIAELNRELRTGNQAAAGFGGGLRGIAGRLAGIAAATITVRSAFGFVQQILQTGSAFETLDVRLQSLTGSAEEAERASEWIKEFTATTPFQLREVAEAFSRLQAFGLDPLDGSLQAIADQTAALGGGQQELTGIVLALGQAWSKEKLQAEEALQLIERGVPVWELLADAMGRSSRELQEMASNGELGRDAIRALIREMGERNVGAAAAQMETFAGLVSNLRDNWERFLGIIADAGVLDAFKDQIDAINTSIEELAETGELEEIAERIAEAIVEIATALRDGVVFVYEYREAIAALVAVLATLKLATLAAGFAEVTTRLRANARAADAAAASYRRLAVAQSSLGFGRAATGAGRLLQQLGRFALRGAPPAAAAIVVYELGSAIFRVAAAGQEAARDIVEVQRAVARLEEESGSAANVQRLNQQALENLTRAELASYETRLEAARDYYQRLVGLAERRPDLIEGEPKTALQDYETALEELAEIQEERERREERHSERVSRIKGEELAAIRSSLDDQVEAYKEANKRLERVQQERARIAQSFQELEAELTASPQTPDEQLDAADLARQGDLVQGSLSQGRPEEALRRAERAREIIRTLGREGQATQQYLVTQTRRFAELAEEAAGVQEEQAKAEVAEIRKEIEELASKAAGLRNIEIGFDETAAARSADSLRTELQQRLAQNPIILPVKLDDNTSTEAILEQLPKPLPGRATGGPIFGPGTSTSDSIPVRLSRGEYVIRAAAVQRYGMGLLDRINRLQLPGLAAGGAVRALPAISSRPAASPPASSERPLTLVLDGQRYEARADTATGQSLERQLRLEALRRGR